In Hemiscyllium ocellatum isolate sHemOce1 chromosome 16, sHemOce1.pat.X.cur, whole genome shotgun sequence, one genomic interval encodes:
- the LOC132823109 gene encoding protocadherin alpha-C2-like — translation MSRSDCHWMLNKPAIPSIFLLCFWNLATGQLRYSIPEEQEPGALVGNIVQDLGLKVEELIRRKFRIVSDSPAQNLNVDLKSGILIVEGRIDREQLCGQSSTCLVPVQVVIENPVEQYRVDVEILDINDNPPRFPVSEIRLEIAESAIPGTRFLLQNAHDSDVQANSLRTYQLTPNDHFSLDVQFRGETKLPELKLDMSLDREEQSEHSLLLTALDGGSPMRTGTTHVIINVLDINDNAPVFEQSLYVVNLNENVSSGSLVIKLNATDLDEGSNDDIVYSFSSYNKQRIHELFSIDAISGEIRVSGMLDFEEVNTYDIDVEAKDKGSYPLSTHCNVRVNIKDLNDNAPNITLNSIAKEIREDASRGTLIALINVKDKDSHENAYVDCRISPNLPFVLKSSFKNSYMLVLNDPLDRERASEYKIVVTCYDRGNPPLTSNANIVVHVSDINDNAPRFLQPSYTIYVMENNAPGNSIGVVRAFDPDMDENSHLSYSIEESEVKGTPISTYVSINSKTGVIYSQKKFDYEQLKHFQVHIQAQDGGVPLLSSNTTANVIILDQNDNPPVIKMPKSMNYPQIAVPRSAAPRHLTTKIIASDADSGQNARLFYQIVQATDPSLFTVSHNSGEVRTARHFKESDGISQKLVIQVSDNGHPPLSGTVTLTISVVEQSAEIRSNFAEPHKELENVTDFAFHIVITLGVLSLILLAIIVVLIALIWPVNRHIAFSRRCAIVRCCWASELETKNRVQGSNVNLQIVPDLKVIANVLEVEGNGCVLDTYQYKLHSAPQVGALEYMVVAPFSPGTSGTNVRNSRPALAERDIRATNDWLTKINKPETQKSQNVLIAKPARYDWEQEEKSLEKFIGVQQYLWR, via the exons ATGTCGCGATCAGACTGCCATTGGATGTTGAACAAGCCAGCGATACCGTCCATCTTTTTGCTTTGTTTCTGGAATCTCGCTACGGGGCAGCTTCGCTACTCCATTCCTGAAGAGCAAGAGCCCGGTGCGTTAGTAGGAAATATCGTACAAGACTTGGGATTGAAGGTGGAGGAACTTATACGCCGTAAATTTAGAATTGTCTCTGATTCGCCAGCGCAAAACCTGAATGTTGATCTAAAGAGCGGAATCTTAATTGTGGAAGGTCGAATAGACAGAGAACAACTCTGTGGGCAAAGCTCGACCTGTTTAGTGCCTGTACAGGTCGTAATTGAAAATCCTGTCGAACAATATCGCGTGGATGTCGAAATTCTGGATATAAACGACAATCCGCCTAGATTCCCGGTAAGTGAAATCCGTTTGGAAATTGCTGAATCAGCCATACCTGGAACGCGCTTTCTGTTGCAGAACGCGCACGACTCTGACGTGCAAGCTAATTCCCTTCGCACGTACCAATTGACTCCAAATGATCATTTTAGTTTAGACGTGCAGTTTCGCGGAGAAACAAAATTACCAGAATTAAAACTGGACATGTCTCTTGATAGAGAAGAGCAATCAGAGCACAGCCTGTTGCTTACAGCTCTTGACGGCGGATCTCCAATGAGGACAGGTACCACCCATGTAATTATTAATGTCTTGGATATTAATGACAATGCACCTGTTTTCGAACAATCTTTGTATGTTGTCAATCTAAATGAAAACGTGTCTTCGGGATCTCTGGTGATTAAACTTAATGCGACTGACCTGGATGAAGGGTCCAATGACGATATCGTATATTCTTTCAGTAGTTATAATAAACAGAGGATCCATGAACTTTTTAGTATTGATGCCATTTCAGGTGAAATCAGGGTCAGCGGAATGCTGGACTTTGAAGAAGTAAATACTTACGACATTGATGTGGAAGCTAAGGATAAAGGTTCCTACCCTTTATCCACACACTGCAATGTTCGAGTGAATATCAAAGATCTGAACGATAATGCACCTAATATTACTTTAAATTCCATTGCGAAAGAAATACGTGAGGATGCTTCGAGAGGAACATTGATAGCTTTAATCAACGTGAAGGACAAGGATTCTCATGAAAATGCTTATGTTGATTGCCGCATATCTCCAAATCTCCCATTTGTTCTTAAATCATCTTTCAAGAATTCTTACATGTTGGTGTTAAATGATCCATTAGATCGGGAGCGTGCTTCTGAATATAAAATTGTGGTAACGTGCTACGATCGAGGGAATCCTCCACTGACTTCCAACGCAAATATAGTTGTTCACGTTTCAGATATAAACGACAACGCGCCCAGATTTCTGCAGCCTTCATACACCATTTATGTGATGGAAAACAACGCACCAGGCAATTCAATTGGGGTAGTGAGAGCCTTCGATCCTGACATGGATGAAAACTCACATCTTTCTTATTCCATTGAGGAGAGTGAAGTAAAGGGGACGCCAATCAGTACATATGTGTCTATCAATTCTAAAACTGGAGTTATCTATTCACAAAAGAAGTTCGATTACGAACAACTTAAACATTTTCAAGTCCACATCCAAGCTCAGGATGGTGGAGTTCCATTACTTTCCAGTAATACTACTGCGAACGTGATTATCCTTGATCAGAATGATAACCCTCCGGTAATAAAAATGCCCAAGTCAATGAATTATCCTCAAATAGCTGTGCCCCGGTCTGCAGCTCCGCGACACCTGACGACAAAGATAATTGCTTCTGATGCTGACTCTGGACAGAATGCACGGCTTTTCTATCAGATTGTGCAAGCCACTGATCCCAGTCTATTCACAGTATCACACAATTCAGGCGAAGTTCGCACTGCTCGCCATTTTAAAGAAAGCGATGGCATTTCACAAAAACTCGTCATACAGGTGAGCGATAATggacatccaccactctctggcactGTTACTCTTACGATTTCCGTCGTTGAACAGAGCGCAGAAATTCGCTCAAATTTTGCTGAACCGCATAAGGAATTAGAAAACGTTACCGATTTCGCATTTCATATAGTTATTACTTTGGGAGTACTATCGCTCATACTTCTAGCTATTATTGTTGTTCTCATTGCTCTCATTTGGCCTGTTAACAGACACATTGCATTCTCCAGACGTTGCGCCATTGTGAGATGCTGCTGGGCCAGTGAATTGGAAACCAAGAATAGAGTCCAAGGCTCGAACGTCAACCTGCAAATTGTGCCTGATCTTAAAGTTATTGCGAATGTCCTTGAGGTAGAAGGGAATGGATGCGTTTTAGATACATATCAATATAAACTTCACTCGGCACCTCAGGTTGGCGCATTGGAGTACATGGTTGTCGCACCATTCAGCCCAGGGACGTCAGGAACAAATGTCAGGAATAGTAGACCAGCTTTGGCAGAACGTGACATAAGAGCGACTAATGACTGGCTTACGAAAATAAATAAG CCTGAAACCCAAAAATCCCAGAACG TGTTGATTGCTAAACCAGCTCGATACGATTGGGAACAAGAAGAGAAATCGTTGGAAAAATTCATCGGTGTCCAGCAGTACCTGTGGAGATAA